A single genomic interval of Leptospira sp. WS60.C2 harbors:
- a CDS encoding DUF1295 domain-containing protein, with product MDNILIPYLTAVIFTISFMTLMWFWGKTRDNYAVIDVGWGLVIAGIATLLSFFGTGNWYAKLALLLPVWIWAIRLSGFLYWTRIRTNHPEDKRYAGFRKDYGDKVHSKMFTNVFLLQGGLALLLSFPFYFASQWTLFPNVGLSGPNGTLMVWIGWTLFVLGVIGETIADRDLHKFLSVPTNKGKVCNVGLWKYTRHPNYFFEWVIWLGIGVIPILSSPYAIVSLFTPIFMFVLLRFVSGVPFAERYSLQSKGDLFREYMRTTNAFFPWFPKQ from the coding sequence TTGGACAATATTCTAATTCCGTATCTAACAGCCGTTATTTTCACTATTTCGTTCATGACTCTTATGTGGTTTTGGGGAAAAACCCGAGACAATTACGCTGTCATTGATGTGGGTTGGGGTCTTGTGATTGCGGGGATTGCCACTCTACTTTCTTTTTTCGGAACGGGCAATTGGTATGCAAAATTAGCGCTTCTCCTTCCTGTTTGGATTTGGGCCATTCGGCTTTCTGGTTTTCTCTACTGGACTCGCATTCGCACAAACCACCCAGAGGACAAACGGTACGCTGGGTTTCGAAAAGACTATGGTGACAAAGTCCACAGTAAGATGTTCACCAATGTGTTTTTGTTACAAGGAGGCCTAGCACTTCTTTTGTCTTTTCCCTTTTACTTTGCCTCCCAATGGACATTATTTCCAAATGTAGGTCTTTCTGGTCCCAACGGAACTCTCATGGTTTGGATTGGCTGGACTTTGTTTGTTCTGGGTGTGATCGGAGAAACGATTGCCGATCGAGATTTACACAAATTCCTTTCGGTTCCAACAAACAAAGGTAAGGTTTGTAATGTTGGACTCTGGAAGTATACAAGACATCCCAATTACTTCTTTGAATGGGTGATTTGGCTTGGAATTGGAGTGATTCCGATCCTTTCTTCGCCCTATGCCATTGTTTCTCTCTTCACTCCCATATTTATGTTTGTGTTGTTACGATTTGTCTCAGGAGTCCCTTTTGCTGAGAGATACTCTCTCCAATCGAAAGGCGATTTATTCCGAGAATACATGCGTACCACAAATGCTTTTTTCCCTTGGTTTCCAAAACAATAA
- a CDS encoding cyclopropane-fatty-acyl-phospholipid synthase family protein → MNFTDSNKKEESSSFSINSLLEKNIFPDWLIRFRIRQLLDLRIKQERKENSSAQLEHKMNYVNSLKNSPIAVHTDAANEQHYEVPSEFFTYVMGPRMKYSSGYWPTLDTTFAESEEEMLRITVERAEIKNGMRVLDLGCGWGSISLYIAEKFPKCKVTGVSNSRTQKEFIDKRAKERGIKNLTIITKDMNEFTTKDKFDRIVSVEMLEHMKNYEKLFEKLSKFLVADGKFFVHIFTHKEFAYPFEVIDETDWMAKYFFTGGQMPSDDLFLYFQKDFLIENHWVVNGTHYARTSEAWYENMIENKDKLMPILAKTYGETEKTKWFVYWKVFFLACAELWGYRNGEEWFVSHYLFRKR, encoded by the coding sequence ATGAATTTCACTGATTCTAACAAAAAGGAAGAATCATCTTCTTTTAGCATCAACTCACTTTTAGAGAAAAATATTTTCCCTGATTGGCTCATTCGTTTCCGTATTCGCCAGTTATTGGATTTGCGCATCAAACAAGAGCGAAAAGAAAACTCTTCGGCACAACTCGAACACAAAATGAACTATGTGAATTCATTAAAGAATTCACCGATCGCTGTGCATACCGATGCTGCAAACGAACAACATTATGAAGTTCCAAGCGAATTTTTTACCTATGTCATGGGACCAAGGATGAAATACTCTTCTGGGTATTGGCCAACGCTCGATACGACATTTGCAGAATCCGAAGAAGAAATGTTACGCATCACTGTCGAACGTGCAGAAATTAAAAATGGGATGCGTGTTCTTGATCTTGGTTGTGGTTGGGGAAGTATCTCTCTTTACATCGCGGAAAAATTTCCAAAATGTAAAGTAACAGGTGTTTCTAATTCGCGCACTCAAAAGGAATTCATCGACAAACGTGCCAAAGAAAGAGGAATCAAAAACCTCACCATCATCACAAAAGACATGAATGAGTTCACCACTAAAGATAAGTTCGATCGAATTGTGTCTGTGGAAATGTTAGAACACATGAAAAACTACGAGAAACTCTTCGAAAAATTATCGAAGTTTCTTGTGGCGGATGGAAAGTTTTTTGTACACATCTTCACACACAAAGAATTTGCATATCCATTCGAAGTGATTGATGAAACGGATTGGATGGCGAAGTATTTTTTCACAGGTGGCCAAATGCCATCGGATGATTTGTTTTTGTATTTCCAAAAAGACTTCCTCATTGAAAACCACTGGGTAGTCAATGGGACGCATTATGCGAGAACATCTGAGGCTTGGTATGAAAATATGATTGAAAACAAGGACAAGCTCATGCCTATCCTTGCTAAAACATACGGCGAAACAGAAAAAACCAAATGGTTTGTTTATTGGAAAGTTTTCTTTCTCGCCTGTGCAGAGTTATGGGGCTATCGAAATGGAGAAGAGTGGTTTGTGAGCCACTACTTGTTCCGAAAACGCTGA
- a CDS encoding DEAD/DEAH box helicase: MTKNDTEVGNDFQSFGLRPEILQGITEAGFESPSPIQKQAIPLVLEGKDLIAQAQTGTGKTAAYGLPCLNRINVEDGMQVLVLTPTRELALQVSDELYKLGKHLGIKTTTIYGGSSYSKQITQVAKGAQVAVATPGRLLDLLKGKELKNFKPSMVILDEADEMLDMGFMDDIESIFNLLPTKRQTLLFSATMPEPIKKLASKYQTHPAHVKIAATEKSSKNIEQVYYIIDEAEREIAVVRILDYENPYKAIIFTKTKKEADDLKATLSFKGYPVEALHGDLNQKQREQVLKSLHDGRVKILVATDVAARGLDVKDLSLVINYHLPFDSESYTHRIGRTGRAGKSGKAVTLVTTRESRALLRLKGTSGTNLTIAALPTKKEVLTRREEDFLNKVVETEIHADAEEVLEKLLKLDDKRSVALKLLSNMLDKAKISGPEKIGKTPAEWSEMPPGGGSSGGRRRRDDGGGSGSRGGYRGGRSNSDRSERGDRGERKERGGDSRRSSTPTSKKEGGVFVKTAGKKTQRFRNK; this comes from the coding sequence ATGACTAAGAATGACACCGAAGTTGGAAATGACTTCCAATCCTTCGGATTACGTCCTGAAATACTACAAGGAATCACTGAAGCAGGCTTCGAATCACCAAGCCCTATCCAAAAACAAGCGATTCCGCTCGTATTGGAAGGAAAAGATTTAATCGCACAAGCGCAGACCGGTACCGGAAAAACTGCAGCTTACGGACTCCCCTGTTTGAACCGAATCAATGTGGAAGACGGCATGCAAGTGCTTGTTCTCACACCCACTCGGGAACTTGCATTGCAAGTATCAGATGAATTGTACAAACTGGGAAAACATTTAGGAATCAAAACCACCACAATTTACGGCGGTAGTTCCTATTCTAAACAAATCACTCAAGTGGCAAAAGGTGCCCAAGTTGCTGTCGCAACTCCTGGCAGACTCCTTGACCTATTAAAAGGTAAGGAACTTAAAAATTTCAAACCATCGATGGTGATTTTAGACGAAGCAGATGAAATGCTTGATATGGGATTTATGGATGATATCGAATCCATCTTTAACTTACTTCCCACAAAACGCCAAACATTATTATTTTCTGCAACAATGCCCGAACCAATTAAAAAATTGGCGAGTAAATACCAAACGCACCCTGCTCACGTAAAAATCGCTGCGACAGAAAAATCTTCTAAAAACATCGAACAAGTGTATTACATAATCGATGAAGCGGAACGTGAAATTGCTGTTGTGCGCATTTTGGATTATGAAAACCCATACAAGGCAATCATCTTCACAAAAACGAAAAAAGAAGCTGATGATCTGAAAGCAACCCTAAGTTTCAAAGGATATCCGGTAGAAGCTCTCCACGGAGACTTAAACCAAAAACAAAGAGAACAAGTTTTAAAAAGCCTCCATGATGGCCGAGTCAAAATCCTTGTGGCAACAGACGTGGCAGCACGTGGTCTTGACGTAAAAGATTTGTCTCTTGTGATCAACTACCACCTTCCTTTTGATAGCGAAAGTTATACGCACCGTATCGGTCGTACAGGCCGAGCAGGAAAATCAGGAAAGGCTGTGACTCTTGTGACTACAAGAGAATCAAGAGCCCTACTTCGCCTCAAAGGCACATCAGGAACCAACCTAACGATTGCAGCACTTCCAACGAAAAAAGAAGTCCTAACAAGACGAGAAGAAGACTTCCTGAACAAAGTCGTCGAAACAGAAATCCATGCCGATGCAGAAGAAGTCTTGGAAAAACTTTTGAAGTTAGACGACAAACGTTCTGTGGCTTTGAAGCTTCTTTCCAACATGCTCGATAAAGCTAAAATCAGTGGGCCAGAAAAAATTGGTAAAACCCCGGCCGAATGGAGCGAAATGCCTCCTGGTGGTGGTTCTTCTGGTGGCCGACGTCGTCGTGACGATGGTGGCGGATCGGGAAGTCGCGGTGGTTACCGTGGTGGACGGTCCAACAGTGATCGCAGCGAACGCGGCGATCGCGGAGAAAGAAAAGAACGTGGTGGAGATAGCCGCCGTTCCAGCACCCCAACTTCTAAAAAAGAAGGTGGAGTGTTTGTGAAAACGGCAGGGAAAAAAACTCAGCGTTTTCGGAACAAGTAG